Below is a genomic region from Pirellulales bacterium.
CGTCGACAACACGAGCGTCATCCTAGGCAACACCGTGACCGACTACGGCGCGGGCCTGGGCTACGTCACCGATATTCTCACCAGCACCGACGTCGATTTTCCACTCGACTCGGGTGTCCGCTTGCAAGGCGGCTATCGATTCAACGACCGCAATTCGCTCGAGCTGACCTATTTCGGTTTGCAACAAACATCGGTCGGGCGATCGATTGCCGGCGATCCGGTCGGCAACACGATCTTGGCCTATTCCCCTTGGACGCAGACCGATGCCATCATCGGCGGCTTCGACAACGGCCTCAGCTACACCTACGGCAGCCGAGTGAACAATGCCGAAATCAATCAGCGATTGATTGCCACCGCGGGCCCGACCTGGACGCTGGCGGGCCTATGGGGCGTGCGGTTCGTGCAAGTGGCCGATCGATTCAACCTGAACGGGTCCGACCTTTCGACCGGCGATTTCGAGAACATCGACATTCGCACGGCGAACAACCTGGTCGGCCCGCAAATCGGCGCCGCCTGGACGAGCTATTGGAATCGGCTTGCTTTGACTACCGAGGTGAAGGGCGCGCTGCTGGCCAACTTCAATTCGGCGAGTTATTCGAACCTCAATTCCAGCGGCGTGATCTCCGGCAATCCCGTCGGATTCTATCCGTTCGACCAATCGGCCCACGGAACGAACGTGGCAGGATTGGTGGAATTCACGTTCATGGCCCGCTATCGCCTGAGCGCGCATTTCTGGCTCCGCGGCGGCTATCAAACCTATTATCTGGGCGGACTGGTTCTCGGCCCGCGGCAACTCGCCAACTTCGACCACAGCGGCGGTCTTTCGCTCGCCGGCCCGTCGCTGGGCATCGAAACGAATTGGTAAGGCTCGGCCGAGAAATAACCTCGGCGACTGCCTCAGAATGGGTGCCATGCGAACGGCTCGCTTAGCATGGCCCACAATATTCACTCGCGGCAAC
It encodes:
- a CDS encoding Lpg1974 family pore-forming outer membrane protein; the protein is MWQRILLATFAVCALCPAAAWAQGYGGPLPPAEPTAIAAGPQTGAPGVYPPQAPLPSSPSPSDWHPPHAAAPTYPSAPVYPPQQPYSVQQPNPPQILPPPRYYPPPNYGRPSYVPPPAAEYPTVPSSDGTTMFPALGTPTPGSHWMFSAEAIWLQRVDNTSVILGNTVTDYGAGLGYVTDILTSTDVDFPLDSGVRLQGGYRFNDRNSLELTYFGLQQTSVGRSIAGDPVGNTILAYSPWTQTDAIIGGFDNGLSYTYGSRVNNAEINQRLIATAGPTWTLAGLWGVRFVQVADRFNLNGSDLSTGDFENIDIRTANNLVGPQIGAAWTSYWNRLALTTEVKGALLANFNSASYSNLNSSGVISGNPVGFYPFDQSAHGTNVAGLVEFTFMARYRLSAHFWLRGGYQTYYLGGLVLGPRQLANFDHSGGLSLAGPSLGIETNW